A window of Trichoderma atroviride chromosome 3, complete sequence contains these coding sequences:
- a CDS encoding uncharacterized protein (EggNog:ENOG41~BUSCO:EOG092D18RK), translated as MSQHDDAASQHSTEASLKERRPSLTDSDVDDTATEQDTFEDAVDAASVRSLTKRSIRSVSATKSQPPPPERDASESEAGSDGEEEVESVKEEEKPEPPSRGSTPLSHRVSNISNTSNLDVVNLDDDDAAPQPEEPKSPSEKGQLSRTTSLTNNNVTTPAPSSPVKSIASAVVTTAAAPSPAPAPVGRKLTSPFSWLSRNSSKDKDVSAVPAIQTSARRNTTSSVATNGSNPEMMLSKLEEEREGDGKATNRNSLKDRFKVLRLQQETGAPLTVNTDDIPSESRDGETNAVDLPPKSPLPPPSANLAPGTASGINVGPPEVDQSQVDWDLWQTVVYEGPAAVARSSAEDLNRAIATGIPSAIRGVIWQVLAQSKNEDLEGVYKDLVTRGTEKDNRNRHSSSTAASSFSNANLSVQSGEGVASSASSVNSELSGGSGPKADKKGDKTAEAIAKAQAAAVTERMRKEKEDVEAIQRLEKVIRRDLGARTSYSKYAAAAGLQEGLFGVCKAYALFDEGVSYAQGMNFLIMPLLFNMPEQEAFCLLVRLMNHYGLRDLFIHDMPGLHRNLYQFERLLEDLEPALYCHLHRRGISPHLYATPWFLTLFAYRFPLQLVLRIYDLILSEGLSAIIRFGIVLMQKNTQTLLEISDMQQLTTYLKDKLFDVYIDKDPSQGSLLENGFFGSSSSGADKEIYRADQLVRDACEIKLTAELLEGYTAEWEEKTKLEKERDTELKDLRTSSQSLAIKVRKLEERVEVCDREQADLATELVHTKVENDELKDENDALKNQVRELKNVLERQPLEMEETWKLERDDLMKRNEKVHLENEKVEKELAELEEELVQTKLQYAEISSQHDALTRKWADLKRQFA; from the exons ATGTCGCAGCACGACGACGCAGCTTCCCAGCACTCGACCGAGGCGTCGCTCAAGGAAAGGCGGCCGTCTCTTACCGACTCCGATGTCGATGATACG GCCACTGAGCAGGACACCTTCGAAGACGCCGTCGACGCCGCATCTGTTCGATCCTTGACCAAGAGGTCCATCCGATCTGTTTCTGCTACAAAGTCTCAACCTCCCCCGCCAGAGCGGGATGCCTCTGAATCTGAAGCTGGAAGCGACGGGGAGGAAGAAGTAGAATCagtcaaggaagaggaaaagccaGAGCCTCCTTCACGTGGCTCAACTCCATTGTCACACCGCGTCTCCAATATCTCCAACACATCAAATCTCGACGTTGTCAActtggatgatgatgatgctgccccACAGCCCGAAG AGCCCAAAAGCCCTTCTGAGAAGGGCCAACTAAGCAGAACAACTTCTCTGACCAACAACAACGTCACGACTCCAGCCCCCTCATCGCCAGTGAAGAGTATAGCGTCTGCCGTCGTAACCACTGCCGCCGCCCCCAGTCCTGCCCCTGCACCAGTTGGCAGGAAACTCACCAGCCCCTTTTCCTGGCTATCTAGGAATTCTAGTAAAGACAAAGATGTCAGTGCGGTCCCCGCAATTCAGACATCAGCGAGGAGAAACACCACTAGCTCCGTTGCTACAAACGGTAGCAATCCTGAAATGATGCTGAGCAAACTCGAAGAAGAACGTGAAGGCGATGGTAAAGCTACAAACCGGAATAGTCTCAAAGATCGATTCAAGGTGCTTCGGCTGCAACAGGAAACTGGCGCCCCGCTCACCGTAAACACCGATGATATTCCAAGTgagagcagagatggagaaacaAATGCAGTGGACTTGCCACCCAAGTCCCCTCTGCCCCCTCCAAGCGCAAACTTGGCACCTGGAACGGCATCCGGTATCAACGTTGGCCCGCCAGAGGTGGACCAGTCACAGGTTGATTGGGATCTTTGGCAAACCGTTGTCTACGAAGGCccggctgctgttgcgcGATCGAGTGCTGAGGATTTGAACAGGGCTATTGCCACAGGCATTCCCAGCGCCATCCGCGGCGTCATTTGGCAAGTGCTGGCACAGAGCAAGAATGAAGATTTAGAAGGGGTCTACAAAGATCTAGTTACTAGGGGAACAGAGAAAGACAACCGAAATcgacacagcagcagcacggcagcaagcagcttcagcaacgCAAATCTCAGTGTACAGAGTGGCGAGGGCGTGGCGTCATCCGCATCGTCTGTCAATTCTGAACTGTCAGGCGGCTCAGGACCAAAGGCGGACAAGAAGGGCGACAAGACTgccgaggccatcgccaaggcgcaagcagcagccgtgACAGAAAGGATGCgcaaagagaaggaggatgtTGAGGCTATACAGCGGCTGGAGAAGGTAATTCGTCGTGACCTTGGTGCTCGCACCAGCTATTCCAAGtatgcggctgctgcaggacTTCAAGAGGGTCTTTTCGGGGTCTGCAAAGCTTATGCTCTCTTCGATGAAGGTGTGAGCTATGCTCAGGGCATGAACTTTTTGATCATGCCACTGCTTTTCAATATGCCGGAGCAAGAAGCATTCTGCTTGCTTGTCCGCCTGATGAATCACTACGGCCTGCGGGATCTCTTCATTCATGACATGCCCGGACTTCATCGAAACCTGTATCAGTTCGAGCGGCTACTGGAAGATCTTGAACCTGCGCTGTATTGCCACCTTCATCGGCGAGGCATCTCTCCTCATCTCTATGCCACACCTTGGTTCCTGACACTCTTTGCTTACCGCTTCCCTCTCCAACTTGTGCTGAGAATCTACGACTTGATCCTCTCAGAGGGCCTGTCAGCCATTATTCGATTCGGTATCGTTCTGATGCAGAAGAATACCCAGACTTTGTTGGAGATCTCCGATATGCAGCAGCTCACCACCTATCTTAAAGATAAGCTTTTTGATGTCTACATCGACAAAGACCCTAGCCAAGGCAGTCTTTTGGagaatggcttctttggtaGCTCTAGCTCAGGCGCCGATAAAGAGATATACAGGGCAGACCAGCTGGTGAGAGATGCCTGCGAAATCAAGCTCACCGCAGAGCTTCTCGAAGGATATACTGCGGAgtgggaagaaaagacaaagctTGAGAAAGAACGAGACACGGAGCTCAAGGATCTCCGAACGTCTAGCCAGAGCCTTGCAATCAAAGTTCGCAAATTGGAAGAGAGGGTTGAAGTCTGTGATCGCGAGCAGGCTGACCTTGCCACAGAGCTTGTTCATACAAAGGTTGAGAATGACGAACTCAAGGACGAGAATGACGCTCTCAAGAACCAAGTTCGGGAGCTCAAGAATGTGCTTGAGAGGCAgccgctggagatggaagagacGTGGAAACTCGAGCGTGATGATTTGATGAAGCGTAATGAGAAGGTGCATCTGGAGAACGAAAAAGTTGAAAAAGAGTTGGCCGAACTGGAAGAGGAACTGGTGCAGACAAAGTTGCAATATGCAGAG ATTTCTTCTCAACACGACGCTCTGACTCGCAAGTGGGCTGACTTGAAGCGCCAGTTTGCTTAA